The following proteins are co-located in the Acidimicrobiia bacterium genome:
- a CDS encoding CoA transferase, with amino-acid sequence MAGALDGLRVVELGNQVSAPFCARLLADLGADVLKVESPAGDPSRRVGPFPGDTADPEESGLFHFVNAGKQGATCDLDTDEGLDWLHRQLAGSDVLVENLEPGDRDRFGLDFAAVGTRHPHLVAVSLSPYGRTGEWADRPGTDLTAQAASSLVLGLGSEDQRPLRIPWEQADYQAGFHGAAAALCALRERRSSGRGQGIDVSSAQVMGYLVGGMHNVTAKNGNKWARHGSLLGGAPYPSGFFECADGFVCIASTTPKQWEAFLDLMDNPKWAKDEARNSIYLGLVDSEPAHRHFQEWLKCYSRAELLEMAAAESIVMGVAQTVEEVLDSEQFAFRDLWASITLGQSDVRIPKPGYRLSGSPTAIDGRGPALRAEPMAGDVPAPVTLAPGEQPAGALEGVRVLDFGWNWAGPMAGQLLADMGAEVIRVETSKRQDLMRFLDYTSNFFCHNNRSKMSTTINVAVPEGARLARELAKTADVVMDNFAAGKMAKNGLGYDELREANPELVVVSMSMAGQRGPLRGMRGFASIATGYSGLELMVGYPEAGVSTGLLPFGLGDTSMSVQAVIGALAALEHRDRTGEGQFVDVSQIDCAAATMGQPLLEFQLTGRVAGAQGNSHSWYCPHGLYATAGEDRWLALAVRDDSEWKALVDVVGRSEWVADDALTTPEGRRSRTAEIDEAISEWATTLERDEAVERLLAAGIAAAPVLELEERNEHAHWKTRGFTLWHEFEGFDPCTIYATPWLLTRTPPALIRPTPRLGEHNDYVCRDLLGLDHDETVRLKDEGVLV; translated from the coding sequence ATGGCGGGCGCACTCGACGGGCTTCGCGTCGTGGAGCTCGGCAACCAGGTCTCGGCGCCGTTCTGCGCGCGCCTGTTGGCCGACCTCGGCGCCGATGTCCTCAAGGTCGAGTCGCCGGCCGGTGACCCGTCACGTCGCGTCGGTCCGTTCCCGGGTGACACAGCCGATCCCGAGGAGAGCGGTCTCTTCCACTTCGTGAACGCGGGCAAGCAGGGCGCCACGTGTGATCTCGACACGGACGAGGGTCTCGACTGGTTGCACCGACAGCTCGCGGGCTCCGATGTGCTCGTCGAGAACCTCGAACCCGGCGATCGTGACCGGTTCGGGCTCGACTTCGCCGCCGTCGGGACGCGTCATCCCCATCTGGTCGCCGTGTCTCTCTCACCCTACGGCCGGACCGGCGAGTGGGCCGACCGGCCGGGCACGGACCTCACCGCCCAGGCGGCGAGCTCACTGGTGCTCGGGTTGGGCTCCGAGGATCAGCGCCCACTGCGCATTCCGTGGGAACAGGCCGACTACCAGGCCGGGTTCCACGGTGCCGCCGCGGCGCTCTGTGCGTTGCGCGAGCGGCGCAGCTCGGGGAGAGGGCAGGGGATCGACGTTTCCTCGGCCCAGGTCATGGGCTACCTCGTCGGGGGCATGCACAACGTCACGGCCAAGAACGGCAACAAGTGGGCCCGGCACGGGAGCCTGCTCGGTGGCGCGCCCTACCCCTCGGGATTCTTCGAGTGCGCCGACGGGTTCGTGTGCATCGCATCGACGACCCCCAAGCAGTGGGAGGCGTTCCTCGACCTCATGGACAACCCGAAGTGGGCCAAGGACGAGGCGCGGAACTCCATCTACCTCGGGCTCGTCGACTCCGAGCCGGCCCACCGCCACTTCCAGGAGTGGTTGAAGTGCTACTCGCGCGCCGAACTGCTCGAGATGGCCGCTGCCGAGAGCATCGTCATGGGCGTTGCACAGACTGTCGAAGAGGTGCTGGACAGCGAACAGTTCGCGTTCCGGGACCTCTGGGCCTCCATCACCCTCGGACAGTCGGACGTCCGCATCCCCAAGCCGGGCTACAGGCTCTCCGGCTCGCCCACCGCGATCGACGGTCGCGGCCCGGCGCTTCGCGCCGAGCCGATGGCCGGTGACGTGCCGGCACCGGTCACCCTGGCGCCCGGTGAGCAACCGGCAGGGGCACTCGAGGGCGTCCGCGTGCTCGATTTCGGCTGGAACTGGGCAGGGCCGATGGCCGGACAACTGCTGGCGGACATGGGTGCGGAGGTGATCCGCGTCGAGACCTCGAAGCGTCAGGACCTGATGCGGTTCCTCGACTACACGTCGAACTTCTTCTGCCACAACAACCGTTCCAAGATGTCGACGACGATCAACGTCGCCGTACCCGAGGGTGCCCGGCTCGCCCGCGAGCTCGCCAAGACCGCCGACGTCGTCATGGACAACTTCGCAGCCGGCAAGATGGCCAAGAACGGGCTCGGCTACGACGAGTTGCGGGAGGCGAATCCCGAACTCGTCGTCGTCTCGATGAGCATGGCGGGCCAGAGGGGTCCCCTGCGCGGCATGCGGGGGTTCGCGTCGATAGCGACCGGGTACTCGGGTCTCGAGCTCATGGTCGGCTATCCCGAAGCAGGCGTCAGCACCGGCCTCCTCCCGTTCGGCCTCGGCGACACCTCGATGTCGGTCCAGGCCGTGATCGGCGCGCTCGCGGCACTCGAGCACCGTGACCGCACGGGTGAGGGTCAGTTCGTCGACGTCAGCCAGATCGACTGCGCGGCCGCGACGATGGGGCAGCCGCTCCTCGAGTTCCAGCTCACCGGTCGCGTGGCCGGCGCGCAGGGGAACTCGCATTCCTGGTACTGCCCGCACGGGCTTTACGCCACCGCCGGCGAGGACCGCTGGCTCGCACTCGCCGTACGTGACGACAGTGAATGGAAGGCGCTTGTCGATGTCGTCGGTCGAAGCGAGTGGGTCGCCGACGATGCACTGACGACTCCGGAGGGGCGGCGGTCACGGACAGCCGAGATCGACGAGGCGATCTCGGAGTGGGCGACAACGCTCGAGCGCGACGAGGCGGTCGAACGGCTTCTCGCGGCAGGCATAGCCGCGGCACCCGTGCTCGAGCTCGAGGAGCGCAACGAGCATGCGCACTGGAAGACCCGCGGCTTCACCCTGTGGCACGAGTTCGAGGGTTTCGACCCCTGCACGATCTACGCCACGCCGTGGTTGCTCACGCGCACACCCCCCGCGCTCATCCGCCCGACTCCCCGGCTCGGCGAGCACAACGACTACGTCTGCCGCGATCTGCTGGGTCTCGATCACGACGAGACCGTGAGACTGAAGGATGAGGGCGTTCTTGTCTGA
- a CDS encoding MaoC family dehydratase N-terminal domain-containing protein: MPLHEGEIWGEITQASLERLLERKGVSREERGTMFRLNLSEEEKAKIEDWRPEFANFAVTKETNGRIARGIADLNPLYIDEAYARRSIWGAMLAPPATLCWTETVNGATDGFPGCHTIWRGVEYEWERPLFAGAKIGSRSYLTDAEIVQSEFAGGDAAVQRYETEAYTMDGGFIGSYRTSWHRFSRKKAKSSKKYAGIERHEWTDDELDAVWAEYKSQNLANRRGDEPLYHEDVEVGFEVPHIIKGPITLTSKIAFEMAFGAGGWFVGHELAMQLWENAPRLPIKNEENVPEPPVAIHWTNERCQKYLGMPGAYEAGFERLNWFTQLLMSWFGDHGMLRNLRLAFKGFHWQGDAVRLFATVTGKRVEGDRHLVDLDIWTMSHPRGDRTSEGTAVVELPSREAGNAVWTATDAVDAVDAVDDGTAT; the protein is encoded by the coding sequence ATGCCGCTTCACGAAGGAGAGATCTGGGGAGAGATCACCCAGGCCAGTCTCGAGCGTCTCCTCGAACGCAAAGGCGTCTCGCGCGAGGAGCGAGGCACGATGTTCCGTCTCAACCTGAGTGAGGAGGAGAAGGCGAAGATCGAGGACTGGCGACCCGAATTCGCCAACTTCGCGGTGACCAAGGAGACGAACGGCCGGATCGCCCGGGGGATCGCCGACCTCAACCCGCTCTACATCGACGAGGCGTACGCGAGGAGGTCGATCTGGGGCGCCATGCTGGCTCCTCCGGCCACGCTCTGCTGGACCGAGACGGTCAACGGCGCCACCGACGGTTTCCCCGGATGTCACACGATCTGGCGGGGTGTCGAGTACGAGTGGGAACGGCCGCTCTTCGCCGGAGCGAAGATCGGGTCCCGCAGCTACCTCACCGACGCCGAGATCGTGCAGAGCGAGTTCGCGGGTGGTGATGCCGCTGTCCAACGCTACGAGACCGAGGCATACACGATGGACGGTGGCTTCATCGGCTCCTACCGCACCTCGTGGCATCGATTCTCCCGCAAGAAGGCGAAGTCGTCGAAGAAGTACGCGGGCATCGAACGCCACGAATGGACCGACGATGAGCTCGATGCCGTGTGGGCCGAGTACAAGTCCCAGAATCTCGCCAACCGGCGTGGTGACGAACCGCTCTACCACGAGGACGTCGAGGTCGGCTTCGAGGTCCCGCATATCATCAAGGGCCCGATCACGCTGACGAGCAAGATCGCGTTCGAGATGGCGTTCGGTGCCGGTGGCTGGTTCGTGGGCCACGAGCTGGCCATGCAGCTGTGGGAGAACGCACCCCGGCTTCCCATCAAGAACGAGGAAAACGTCCCCGAGCCGCCGGTGGCGATCCACTGGACGAACGAGCGCTGCCAGAAGTACCTGGGGATGCCCGGCGCGTACGAGGCCGGTTTCGAGCGCCTCAACTGGTTCACCCAGTTGTTGATGTCGTGGTTCGGCGACCACGGCATGCTGCGCAACCTTCGGCTCGCGTTCAAGGGATTCCACTGGCAGGGGGATGCGGTACGCCTGTTCGCCACTGTGACCGGTAAGCGGGTCGAGGGCGATCGGCACCTCGTGGATCTGGACATCTGGACGATGTCGCACCCGCGTGGCGACCGGACGTCCGAGGGCACGGCCGTCGTCGAGTTGCCCTCGCGGGAAGCCGGTAACGCGGTGTGGACGGCTACCGACGCCGTCGATGCCGTCGATGCCGTCGATGACGGAACGGCGACGTGA
- a CDS encoding amidohydrolase family protein, giving the protein MELTDYPTIDVMNHLLEVRNSLAGNPFEFREFQIMLDTTFKALSKPSPPAGSEKSSEKKRSGGAGMLAGHATTAECLADMDELGYTHVSVCATKMWSYYHHRDFIMNYPIEPVGEAVAESGGRIIGAASYDPFRVTESCAEVEYSVKELGFRYVWFHPLSYGLAPNDRRFYPLYAKCAELDIPVGFQVGQSAEVLPSDCGRPMLADDVAIEFPDLRINLSHTGWPWVDEWCSMLWRHPNVFGDISAYYPHSLDERLVRFMDSSRGRHKVLFGTNGLGLERCKAEFLELDIAEETKQAVLHDNAVRFFALDIN; this is encoded by the coding sequence ATGGAGCTGACCGATTACCCGACGATCGACGTCATGAACCACCTGCTCGAGGTGCGCAACTCTCTGGCGGGGAACCCCTTCGAGTTCCGCGAGTTCCAGATCATGCTGGACACGACCTTCAAGGCGTTGTCCAAGCCGAGCCCACCCGCCGGCAGCGAGAAGTCGTCCGAGAAGAAGCGTTCGGGCGGTGCGGGCATGCTCGCCGGTCACGCGACGACAGCGGAGTGTCTCGCCGACATGGACGAACTCGGCTACACACACGTCTCGGTCTGTGCCACGAAGATGTGGTCGTACTACCACCACCGCGACTTCATCATGAACTACCCGATCGAGCCGGTCGGTGAGGCCGTCGCCGAGTCGGGAGGCCGCATCATCGGCGCCGCGAGCTACGACCCGTTCCGCGTCACGGAGAGCTGTGCCGAGGTCGAGTACTCCGTGAAGGAGCTCGGCTTCCGCTACGTCTGGTTTCATCCGCTGTCGTACGGCCTCGCACCCAACGACCGTCGCTTCTACCCCCTCTACGCCAAGTGTGCCGAGCTCGACATCCCCGTGGGGTTCCAGGTCGGCCAGTCGGCCGAGGTGCTGCCCTCCGACTGCGGTCGGCCGATGCTCGCCGACGACGTCGCCATCGAGTTCCCCGATCTGCGCATCAACCTCTCCCACACGGGCTGGCCGTGGGTCGACGAATGGTGCTCGATGCTGTGGCGACACCCGAACGTGTTCGGCGACATCTCGGCCTACTACCCCCACAGCCTCGACGAGCGCCTCGTACGCTTCATGGACTCGTCACGGGGCCGGCACAAGGTGCTCTTCGGCACCAACGGCCTCGGCCTCGAGCGCTGCAAGGCGGAGTTCCTCGAGCTCGACATCGCCGAGGAGACCAAACAGGCCGTTCTCCACGACAACGCGGTCCGGTTCTTCGCGCTCGACATCAACTGA